From the genome of Fusarium oxysporum f. sp. lycopersici 4287 chromosome 3, whole genome shotgun sequence, one region includes:
- a CDS encoding pyruvate, water dikinase, with protein MIRALGPKGIPVPPGFATSSYAYWHYVDANNIRGKIDELVSQWQAGHQTLAEAGHAIRNLFLRGTWPADTAEAILSGYRDLCDKAQVDNLSVAVRSSATAEDLPDASFAGQQETYLNVQGDDALLDACRRCYASLFTDRAISYRQIKEFSHASVALSIGVQQMVRSDIGGSGVMFSIDTESGFDKIVLINAAWGLGENVVQGTVNPDEYQVFKPLLANMNLTLILSKKLGDKSIKMTYKVGERGHTLTTGLSIGDKAVSGRTCLLTSVSDMDKFIDGSILVTEATDPDWVPVMKRAAAIITDQGGRTSHAAIVSRELGVPAVVGTGNATYVLHTGQDVTVSCAEGDSGLVYDGISEITTQMVHISELPSVRTKIMLNLANPAAAYRWWRIPVDGIGLAHMEFVVSNAIQVHPMALIHFEHLKDEQAKREIDKLTTGYAYKPDYFVDKLASGLATLCSAVYPKPAIIRMSDFKTNEYARLIGGAEFELKEENPMIGFRGASRYYSPRYKEGFALGCRAVKRVREEMGLTNAIVMIPFCRTIKEARKVLDVMEENGLKRGENGLKVYVMCEIPSNVILASSFTQHFDGFSIGSNNLAQLTLGVDRDSGELAGLFNEQDEAVKWMIARAIEVARREGCKIGLCGEAPSNHPEFAKFLVDAGIDSISVSPDSFVQVMKHVVASERGS; from the exons ATGATTCGAGCCCTTGGACCCAAAGGAATTCCAGTGCCACCAGGCTTCGCGACATCCTCCTATGCCTATTGGCACTATGTCGATGCCAATAACATCCGCGGCAAAATCGATGAACTGGTCAGTCAATGGCAGGCTGGTCATCAGACCCTTGCTGAGGCAGGCCATGCCATACGGAACTTGTTCCTGCGTGGAACTTGGCCAGCTGATACTGCAGAGGCCATCTTGTCCGGCTATCGCGACCTGTGCGATAAAGCTCAGGTTGACAATCTGAGCGTTGCAGTACGATCTAGCGCAACAGCTGAAGATCTTCCTGATGCTAGTTTCGCTGGACAGCAGGAAACATACTTGAATGTTCAAGGGGACGATGCACTGCTAGATGCCTGTCGACGATGCTACGCTTCACTTTTCACAGACCGAGCCATCAGCTATCGCCAAATTAAGGAGTTCAGCCATGCAAGCGTGGCTCTCTCCATCGGAGTACAACAAATGGTTCGTTCTGACATCGGCGGTTCGGGCGTCATGTTCTCTATCGATACAGAGAGTGGATTCGACAAGATTGTGCTCATCAATGCTGCCTGGGGCCTTGGAGAGAATGTTGTTCAGGGCACTGTCAACCCAGATGAGTACCAAGTTTTCAAGCCTCTCTTGGCCAATATGAACCTTACGCTAATTCTAAGCAAGAAACTCGGCGACAAGTCAATCAAGATG ACCTACAAGGTCGGTGAACGTGGTCATACCTTAACCACGGGACTGTCTATTGGCGATAAAGCAGTTTCTGGGCGTACCTGCTTGCTCACTTCGGTGTCGGACATGGACAAGTTTATCGATGGCTCGATTCTGGTAACCGAGGCTACAGACCCTGACTGGGTTCCTGTCATGAAGCGAGCTGCCGCTATCATCACAGACCAAGGTGGGCGTACTTCTCACGCCGCCATTGTCAGTCGAGAATTAGGTGTTCCAGCGGTAGTGGGTACAGGAAATGCCACCTACGTTCTGCACACTGGCCAGGATGTCACTGTATCGTGTGCAGAAGGTGATTCAGGTCTCGTCTATGATGGCATCTCGGAGATCACCACCCAGATGGTTCACATATCTGAACTCCCTTCGGTCCGAACAAAGATCATGCTGAATCTGGCCAACCCTGCAGCTGCATACCGCTGGTGGAGAATCCCAGTCGATGGCATCGGACTTGCTCATATGGAATTTGTAGTCAGCAATGCTATACAAGTCCATCCTATGGCTCTTATTCACTTTGAGCATCTCAAGGATGAACAAGCCAAGAGAGAGATTGACAAGTTGACGACAGGCTATGCCTACAAGCCTGATTACTTTGTCGACAAGTTGGCATCCGGCCTTGCAACTCTGTGTTCCGCTGTCTACCCCAAACCAGCCATCATCAGGATGAGCGATTTCAAGACGAACGAGTATGCTCGTCTGATAGGTGGTGCTGAGTTTGAACTGAAAGAGGAGAATCCTATGATTGGATTTCGTGGGGCATCACGCTATTACTCACCTCGCTATAAGGAGGGCTTTGCTCTGGGATGCCGGGCTGTCAAGAGGGTACGAGAGGAAATGGGTCTCACCAATGCCATCGTCATGATACCCTTCTGTCGAACAATCAAAGAAGCCCGAAAGGTGCTAGACGTTATGGAAGAGAACGGTCTaaagagaggagagaatgGTCTCAAGGTCTATGTCATGTGCGAGATTCCATCCAATGTCATCCTAGCCTCGAGCTTCACCCAACACTTTGACGGGTTCTCCATTGGGTCCAACAATCTGGCCCAGCTCACACTCGGTGTAGACCGAGACTCTGGGGAGTTGGCAGGTTTGTTCAACGAGCAGGATGAGGCTGTCAAATGGATGATTGCTAGAGCTATTGAAGTGGCTCGTCGGGAAGGATGCAAGATTGGGCTATGTGGAGAGGCACCGAGCAATCATCCTGAGTTTGCTAAATTCTTGGTTGATGCGGGAATTGATTCTATCTCTGTCAGCCCGGATAGTTTTGTTCAGGTTATGAAACACGTGGTGGCTAGTGAACGGGGCTCGTAA
- a CDS encoding L-lactate dehydrogenase — MHDGRSIPRVIQLHTMGSASRVAIVGVGEVGGAVAYNLALNSIPGELLLVDLDLNLRNAQIEDLSDVIYSTNSSTRVRPATYREAAQSDLVVITAASKHTLGKRPSILVFATDLWFFQGQTTVDYTSRNTSMIREVMEAMKPFRPDTVLLVVANPVDLLTSLAKDMAGLPPSQVIGTGTTLDTYRLRGMVASRALVSPSAVDAFVVGRHGEDQVVTWSSASIGAVPNADVQMFNALDRNRIELICKRRSQSIIRGKGSAPFGIASVAANLCCSVILDKRAVYPVSHFQEQYGCCLSMPAVIGRKGILSSVPLSLDAGEEVAVKASGKLVKESVESIQRDWCTIHHKYGCM, encoded by the exons ATGCACGATGGGAGATCAATCCCCCGAGTTATTCAACTGCACACAATGGGCTCAGCATCTCGAGTAGCGATTGTAGGCGTCGGCGAAGTCGGCGGTGCCGTCGCTTATAACCTTGCACTGAATTCTATCCCCGGCGAGTTGCTTCTCGTCGACCTCGATCTCAATCTGAGAAATGCTCAGATCGAAGATCTCTCCGATGTCATCTACAGTACTAATAGCAGTACACGTGTACGTCCAGCCACGTATCGTGAGGCCGCTCAGAGCGACCTCGTGGTCATAACCGCTGCATCTAAACACACGTTAGGTAAGCGTCCAAGTATACTTGTTTTTGCTACAGACTTATGGTTCTTTCAAGGGCAGACAACGGTTGACTATACGTCTCGGAACACTTCGATGATACGTGAGGTGATGGAGGCGATGAAACCTTTCCGACCTGACACGGTTTTGCTGGTTGTGGCAAATCCTGTTGACTTGCTAACATCCCTCGCCAAAGACATGGCGGGACTTCCTCCGTCTCAGGTCATCGGCACCGGTACTACTCTCGACACTTATAGACTTCGTGGGATGGTTGCATCTCGTGCTTTG GTATCACCGTCTGCTGTAGATGCATTCGTCGTGGGCCGTCACGGGGAAGACCAAGTAGTCACCTGGTCTTCAGCAAGCATTGGCGCGGTCCCTAATGCTGACGTACAAATGTTCAATGCTCTTGATCGCAATAGAATTGAACTAATCTGCAAGCGTCGATCGCAAAGTATCATACGGGGTAAAGGCTCTGCGCCGTTCGGGATTGCTTCAGTCGCTGCTAATTTGTGCTGTTCTGTTATCTTGGACAAGCGTGCGGTATACCCCGTTAGTCACTTTCAAGAGCAGTATGGATGTTGTCTCAGTATGCCTGCTGTTATTGGAAGAAAGGGGATTCTGAGTTCAGTTCCGTTGTCTTTGGATGCTGGGGAGGAGGTTGCGGTAAAGGCATCGGGAAAACTAGTGAAAGAAAGTGTTGAGTCGATCCAACGAGactggtg CACCATTCATCACAAGTATGGTTGCATGTGA
- a CDS encoding L-lactate dehydrogenase, whose translation MHDGRSIPRVIQLHTMGSASRVAIVGVGEVGGAVAYNLALNSIPGELLLVDLDLNLRNAQIEDLSDVIYSTNSSTRVRPATYREAAQSDLVVITAASKHTLGKRPSILVFATDLWFFQGQTTVDYTSRNTSMIREVMEAMKPFRPDTVLLVVANPVDLLTSLAKDMAGLPPSQVIGTGTTLDTYRLRGMVASRALVSPSAVDAFVVGRHGEDQVVTWSSASIGAVPNADVQMFNALDRNRIELICKRRSQSIIRGKGSAPFGIASVAANLCCSVILDKRAVYPVSHFQEQYGCCLSMPAVIGRKGILSSVPLSLDAGEEVAVKASGKLVKESVESIQRDWW comes from the exons ATGCACGATGGGAGATCAATCCCCCGAGTTATTCAACTGCACACAATGGGCTCAGCATCTCGAGTAGCGATTGTAGGCGTCGGCGAAGTCGGCGGTGCCGTCGCTTATAACCTTGCACTGAATTCTATCCCCGGCGAGTTGCTTCTCGTCGACCTCGATCTCAATCTGAGAAATGCTCAGATCGAAGATCTCTCCGATGTCATCTACAGTACTAATAGCAGTACACGTGTACGTCCAGCCACGTATCGTGAGGCCGCTCAGAGCGACCTCGTGGTCATAACCGCTGCATCTAAACACACGTTAGGTAAGCGTCCAAGTATACTTGTTTTTGCTACAGACTTATGGTTCTTTCAAGGGCAGACAACGGTTGACTATACGTCTCGGAACACTTCGATGATACGTGAGGTGATGGAGGCGATGAAACCTTTCCGACCTGACACGGTTTTGCTGGTTGTGGCAAATCCTGTTGACTTGCTAACATCCCTCGCCAAAGACATGGCGGGACTTCCTCCGTCTCAGGTCATCGGCACCGGTACTACTCTCGACACTTATAGACTTCGTGGGATGGTTGCATCTCGTGCTTTG GTATCACCGTCTGCTGTAGATGCATTCGTCGTGGGCCGTCACGGGGAAGACCAAGTAGTCACCTGGTCTTCAGCAAGCATTGGCGCGGTCCCTAATGCTGACGTACAAATGTTCAATGCTCTTGATCGCAATAGAATTGAACTAATCTGCAAGCGTCGATCGCAAAGTATCATACGGGGTAAAGGCTCTGCGCCGTTCGGGATTGCTTCAGTCGCTGCTAATTTGTGCTGTTCTGTTATCTTGGACAAGCGTGCGGTATACCCCGTTAGTCACTTTCAAGAGCAGTATGGATGTTGTCTCAGTATGCCTGCTGTTATTGGAAGAAAGGGGATTCTGAGTTCAGTTCCGTTGTCTTTGGATGCTGGGGAGGAGGTTGCGGTAAAGGCATCGGGAAAACTAGTGAAAGAAAGTGTTGAGTCGATCCAACGAGactggtggtga
- a CDS encoding hypothetical protein (At least one base has a quality score < 10), producing the protein MSQTTVPPQSLTAGISEQLERTPPEVKMRSASHKLKKVHKKPGLPAHVLQARECYNNMEKQYRTRLKLRFEGLLAVLEACKMRDEAVGEGDPEAPDFGYSRGEVLDAARQRVLTLEEENRHLSTQLSDLNKTLMSQ; encoded by the coding sequence ATGAGCCAGACAACAGTCCCGCCGCAGTCACTTACTGCGGGAATTTCGGAGCAACTCGAAAGGACCCCACCGGAAGTGAAAATGCGCTCAGCATCTCACAAACTAAAGAAAGTCCACAAGAAACCCGGACTTCCTGCACATGTCCTTCAAGCACGGGAGTGCTATAACAACATGGAGAAGCAGTATCGCACACGCTTGAAACTGAGGTTTGAGGGATTACTCGCTGTGCTCGAGGCTTGCAAGATGAGGGACGAGGCCGTGGGCGAAGGGGACCCGGAAGCTCCGGATTTTGGTTACAGTCGAGGCGAAGTGTTGGATGCCGCAAGGCAGCGCGTCCTCACTCTCGAGGAAGAGAACAGACATCTGTCTACTCAGCTGAGTGATCTAAATAAAACGTTGATGAGTCAGTGA
- a CDS encoding hypothetical protein (At least one base has a quality score < 10) — protein MRAVQWCSIKGGIEKNLKPVMDAKLPKHAQSLPKGHTLVKVAYASLNHLDYKVAEMPLCNIMFPKPATPGLDFSGTIVSTTLDDFEEGQRVFGRAELPSGGTMAEYAVVGGAGIAALPDGVFLKEAACIGICGTTALQCLRPFVQPGDRVFINGGSGGVGIFAIQIAKALGCSHVTTTCSAANAEFCRNLGADEIIDYNSENPLEVLKKSEEQFDCILDTVFINPYMYWQCHQYLKPHGTYVCVGLPPRFQTFKSLLTIKLLPRWLGGGKRKFKYHSVIANQRDFTQVARWIRDGKINTFIEQEFALDDAGRAYARLKAGRTRGKLVVRVGGEPGSDQYDLDL, from the coding sequence ATGCGCGCCGTACAATGGTGCTCAATCAAAGGCGGCATCGAGAAAAACCTTAAGCCAGTCATGGATGCAAAACTTCCCAAACACGCTCAGTCACTCCCAAAAGGCCACACGCTCGTGAAAGTCGCATACGCATCGCTTAATCATCTCGACTACAAAGTGGCCGAAATGCCTCTGTGCAACATAATGTTCCCCAAGCCTGCCACGCCGGGGCTTGACTTTTCCGGCACAATTGTTTCCACGACGTTGGACGATTTCGAAGAAGGCCAGCGTGTCTTTGGGAGAGCCGAGTTACCCAGTGGTGGAACCATGGCAGAGTATGCTGTTGTCGGAGGCGCAGGAATAGCTGCTTTGCCTGATGGTGTGTTCCTCAAAGAAGCAGCTTGTATTGGTATCTGCGGTACCACTGCTTTGCAATGTCTTCGACCGTTCGTGCAGCCGGGAGACAGAGTTTTTATCAACGGCGGTAGTGGAGGCGTTGGTATTTTCGCTATTCAGATTGCCAAAGCCCTGGGCTGTTCTCATGTCACAACCACTTGCTCAGCGGCCAACGCCGAGTTTTGCCGAAATCTTGGTGCCGATGAGATTATCGATTACAACTCTGAGAATCCACTTGAGGTGCTCAAGAAGAGTGAAGAGCAATTTGACTGCATCCTTGACACGGTCTTTATCAATCCGTACATGTACTGGCAGTGCCACCAATACCTCAAGCCCCACGGAACATATGTCTGCGTTGGCCTACCACCAAGATTCCAGACCTTTAAGTCTCTCCTTACCATCAAACTGTTACCGAGATGGCTCGGGGGCGGAAAGCGAAAGTTCAAGTATCATTCGGTGATTGCGAACCAGAGGGATTTCACTCAAGTTGCCCGCTGGATCAGAGATGGGAAGATTAACACTTTTATTGAGCAGGAGTTTGCATTGGATGATGCAGGAAGGGCTTATGCGAGACTGAAAGCGGGAAGGACGAGGGGAAAGTTGGTCGTTCGTGTTGGAGGAGAGCCTGGCAGCGATCAGTATGACCTTGATCTTTGA
- a CDS encoding hypothetical protein (At least one base has a quality score < 10), which translates to MSSSIALPAGPSATPSCHKGTGSSANSPYSTSPSCSPPSAGRDKALHARRLSFLGSFLSRQECTVINIGEPNSPPWLICYVSSSQGFDWNPEIFLPSCIDCDYVPLENRRDPVDEIFLTDEESKNMLPQ; encoded by the exons ATGTCGTCCTCCATCGCTCTTCCCGCTGGCCCCTCGGCTACGCCCTCTTGTCACAAGGGCACTGGCTCTTCTGCCAATAGTCCTTACTCGACCTCGCCTTCATGCTCCCCGCCTTCGGCTGGCAGGGACAAAGCGCTGCACGCCCGCCGACTAAGCTTCCTAG GCTCCTTTCTCTCCAGGCAAGAATGCACCGTCATTAATATCGGTGAACCGAACAGCCCTCCTTGGCTG ATCTGCTACGTCTCCTCCAGCCAGGGTTTTGACTGGAATCCGG AGATCTTCCTTCCCTCCTGCATCGATTGCGACTACGTTCCCCTCGAGAACCGCCGAGACCCCGTCGATGAGATCTTCCTTACCGACGAAGAGTCCAAGAACATGCTGCCTCAATAA